From Rhineura floridana isolate rRhiFlo1 chromosome 5, rRhiFlo1.hap2, whole genome shotgun sequence, a single genomic window includes:
- the MAEL gene encoding protein maelstrom homolog isoform X1 has product MPNRKGARNAYYFFVLEKLPELKRRGLPVTGVPDAIPHCSDAWALLTEKQKEKYAEMARHWKAKKSEAAAKKPPSQVPAPLPTFPPTQTEKRVPVANLTSPPGTSDQVVLETTFYFLNIFSHGGLPPHCSQRFLPCEIGCVKYSLKDGIIADFHHFTDPGEVPRGFRFHCQAAGDATHRIPISGFELATANHSVVLRELYTFIEPRRGTWPPVYCKFDDQFRVNWCLKHMAREAGTVNYLELLSVEDLVMELYYQKLQKEPSKTWVCNTLDASMWDYSSNTRCKWHEENDVVFCALATCKKIAYGISNSLANMYCVQLTASHIPLREKDSQNTVNPKMVVLDAGRFQKLRAEYTGNERYFRSLNQEQSATSCPGEHPSGVKTTYETSIRHGRGIAWFLESISKQSSG; this is encoded by the exons ATGCCTAATCGTAAAGGCGCGCGCAACGCTTATTATTTTTTCGTGCTGGAGAAGCTGCCGGAGTTGAAACGACGAGGCCTGCCTGTGACGGGTGTGCCCGATGCGATCCCGCACTGCTCCGACGCTTGGGCG TTGCTGACtgagaaacaaaaagaaaagtatgCAGAAATGGCACGTCACTGGAAAGCTAAGAaatcagaagcagcagcaaaaaag CCACCCAGCCAGGTCCCGGCACCTCTTCCCACATTTCCTCCCACACAAACTGAGAAAAGAGTTCCTGTTGCAAACCTCACCAGTCCACCTGGGACGTCTGATCAAG ttgtACTCGAGACCACATTCTACTTCCTGAATATCTTCAGCCATGGAGGTCTGCCCCCTCATTGCAGTCAGCGTTTCCTCCCTTGTGAAATTGGCTGTGTCAAGTATTCACTTAAGGATGGCATAATAGCAGACTTCCATCACTTCACAGATCCTG GAGAGGTGCCACGGGGCTTTCGCTTTCATTGCCAGGCTGCAG GCGATGCTACACATAGGATTCCCATATCTGGCTTTGAGCTTGCAACTGCAAATCATTCTGTTGTGTTACGTGAGCTATACACATTTATTGAGCCACGTCGGGGGACCTGGCCACCTGTGTATTGTAAG TTTGATGACCAGTTTAGGGTCAACTGGTGCCTGAAACACATGGCTAGAGAAGCAG gCACAGTAAATTATCTGGAGCTGCTCAGTGTGGAGGATCTTGTTATGGAGCTGTATTATCAGAAGCTTCAGAAGGAGCCTTCTAAGACGTGGGTGTGTAACACACTGGATGCCTCCATGTGGGATTACTCCAGCAATACTAG GTGCAAGTGGCATGAAGAAAATGATGTAGTATTCTGTGCTCTTGCTACTTGCAAGAAAATTGC ATATGGCATCAGCAATTCGTTAGCCAATATGTATTGTGTCCAGCTAACTGCGTCTCACATACCCTTGCGTGAAAAGGACTCCCAAAACACAGTAAATCCTAAAATGGTAGTACTGGATGCTGGACGTTTCCAG AAATTGAGAGCTGAGTACACTGGAAATGAAAGGTACTTCAGATCTCTTAATCAGGAACAAAGTGCCACATCTTGTCCTG GTGAACATCCTTCAGGAGTGAAGACAACATATGAAACAAGCATTAGGCATGGAAGGGGAATTGCTTGGTTTCTGGAAAGCATCTCCAAGCAGTCCAGTGGATAA
- the MAEL gene encoding protein maelstrom homolog isoform X2 yields the protein MARHWKAKKSEAAAKKPPSQVPAPLPTFPPTQTEKRVPVANLTSPPGTSDQVVLETTFYFLNIFSHGGLPPHCSQRFLPCEIGCVKYSLKDGIIADFHHFTDPGEVPRGFRFHCQAAGDATHRIPISGFELATANHSVVLRELYTFIEPRRGTWPPVYCKFDDQFRVNWCLKHMAREAGTVNYLELLSVEDLVMELYYQKLQKEPSKTWVCNTLDASMWDYSSNTRCKWHEENDVVFCALATCKKIAYGISNSLANMYCVQLTASHIPLREKDSQNTVNPKMVVLDAGRFQKLRAEYTGNERYFRSLNQEQSATSCPGEHPSGVKTTYETSIRHGRGIAWFLESISKQSSG from the exons ATGGCACGTCACTGGAAAGCTAAGAaatcagaagcagcagcaaaaaag CCACCCAGCCAGGTCCCGGCACCTCTTCCCACATTTCCTCCCACACAAACTGAGAAAAGAGTTCCTGTTGCAAACCTCACCAGTCCACCTGGGACGTCTGATCAAG ttgtACTCGAGACCACATTCTACTTCCTGAATATCTTCAGCCATGGAGGTCTGCCCCCTCATTGCAGTCAGCGTTTCCTCCCTTGTGAAATTGGCTGTGTCAAGTATTCACTTAAGGATGGCATAATAGCAGACTTCCATCACTTCACAGATCCTG GAGAGGTGCCACGGGGCTTTCGCTTTCATTGCCAGGCTGCAG GCGATGCTACACATAGGATTCCCATATCTGGCTTTGAGCTTGCAACTGCAAATCATTCTGTTGTGTTACGTGAGCTATACACATTTATTGAGCCACGTCGGGGGACCTGGCCACCTGTGTATTGTAAG TTTGATGACCAGTTTAGGGTCAACTGGTGCCTGAAACACATGGCTAGAGAAGCAG gCACAGTAAATTATCTGGAGCTGCTCAGTGTGGAGGATCTTGTTATGGAGCTGTATTATCAGAAGCTTCAGAAGGAGCCTTCTAAGACGTGGGTGTGTAACACACTGGATGCCTCCATGTGGGATTACTCCAGCAATACTAG GTGCAAGTGGCATGAAGAAAATGATGTAGTATTCTGTGCTCTTGCTACTTGCAAGAAAATTGC ATATGGCATCAGCAATTCGTTAGCCAATATGTATTGTGTCCAGCTAACTGCGTCTCACATACCCTTGCGTGAAAAGGACTCCCAAAACACAGTAAATCCTAAAATGGTAGTACTGGATGCTGGACGTTTCCAG AAATTGAGAGCTGAGTACACTGGAAATGAAAGGTACTTCAGATCTCTTAATCAGGAACAAAGTGCCACATCTTGTCCTG GTGAACATCCTTCAGGAGTGAAGACAACATATGAAACAAGCATTAGGCATGGAAGGGGAATTGCTTGGTTTCTGGAAAGCATCTCCAAGCAGTCCAGTGGATAA